From Nicotiana tabacum cultivar K326 chromosome 15, ASM71507v2, whole genome shotgun sequence, the proteins below share one genomic window:
- the LOC142169627 gene encoding uncharacterized protein LOC142169627, translating to MEKDAKDSDQTCDKCQRHALMIHRPRELLHPVLSPWPFMKWGMDIVGPLPWAHCKAQYILFMAVYFCKLVEAHSFEKVRENEVIDFIWDHIICRFGISTEITCDNGRQFIGNKFNKFFEDHKIKKILSNPYHPSANSQADSTKEIILQNMRKRLADSK from the coding sequence ATGGAGAAGGATGCAAAAGACTCTGATCAAACGTGTGACAAATGTCAGAGGCATGCCCTGATGATCCATCGGCCTAGGGAGCTACTACATCCGGTCCTTTCCccttggccgttcatgaagtggggaatggatatagtgGGTCCTTTACCATGGGCACATTGTAAGGCTCAGTACATTTTGTTTATGGCTGTTTACTTCTGTAAATTGGTTGAAGCACATTCGTTTGAGAAAGTTAGAGAGAATGAAGTTatcgacttcatctgggatcacataatTTGTCGGTTCGGGATATCGACCGAAATTACATGTGACAACGGAAGACAATTCATCGGCAACAAGTTCAATAAgttcttcgaagatcacaaaatcaaaaagaTTTTATCGAACCCTTATCATCCGAGTGCAAATAGTCAAGCGGATTCGACAAAAGAGATCATACTGCAAAACATGAGAAAAAGATTGGCCGATTCAAAATGA